The Actinoplanes sp. N902-109 genomic interval CAAGGAACAGGTCGACGCGCTAGACGAGCAGAGTGCGGCCCGCGACTGGGACGCGCTGGCCGAGGCGCTGGAGAAGGCAGCCCACTTCTCGTTCGACTTCAACGTGGGAACCCGCACCCACAGTTATCTGTTCCAGTCCGATCAGGCGTTCGGCGCTCTGACGGCGCTGATCCCGGACCGCCGGCCGGAGGCGTTGCGCGGGTGGCTCGCCGAATACGACGTCCGCAACCTCGGCCGTCTGCTCGACTTGGCCACCAAGGCCGCCAACGGCCCCCGGGAACAGATCGTGGCCCGCCGCCGCGCCCGGTATCTCGAACGGCTCGCGGCGGTCACCAAGCTGGTCGTGCGGCTTGCTCCCCTCACCGGAATCACTCAGCCCGAGGCGGACGCCGACCGGCGAATCGCCGCCCAGGTGGTCGGCAAGACCCTCGCGGCGGAGTGGGACGGCCTGCACGAGGTCGTCGACAAACTGGGCATCGTCGAGGGCACCCTCGCCCGAGCCGCGCTATCGACTCTGGAGGACATCTATCAGTGGGCGAGCTGACGATTCCCCGCGAGGTCATCGAGCGCTGGTCAGGCCGGTGGCGGTATCCGGGCGTGGCGGCCGCCCTACGCGCCGAGAACGCCCCCGACCTCGCCCCCCACCTGGTGTCTGGGTTGCTCCGTCCGGCCGCCGACGCGACTGAGGCGGTCGAGCGGCTCCTGGCGGAAGGCGAGTTCGACGCGGCCGAGTCGCTCGACGCAGGGCACGAGGGCGTCGCGCAGGCGCGGGCGCTCGCGCTGCGAAACGTGACCCGAGAGCTGGCCGAATTGACGGTACGCGCGCAGCGCGTGGATTACCGGCTGCCTGACCCTGGCGACGTTCTGGCCGGGGTCTCCGCCCGGGCCGGCGCGGCCGACGAGTGGATCACGAAGCGCCGCGTGGAGCTGGACAAGCACGAGAAGGTATACGGCGAGGCGCTGACGGCCACGGCGGAGACGCTGGCCGAGGGCCGCCGGATCTGGCTCGAGGCCGTGACCCGGTGCGTCGAGGACCAGGAGTATCCGGCTGCCAAGCAGATGCTCCGGGACGGCCCCGGGGAGGAGGATCTGCCCGATCCGGCGGCGGTGCCGCGGCCTCCCGTCTGGCCGTTCGGCGACGTCCGGCTGTCCTCGGTGCTGCCCTGGTACGAAGCCGAGACGATCGACGCTCCGCTCGCGTTCACCGCCCGGTATCGTCCCGCCGCCGACGACAACGCGGGCAAGCGGCTGGTCGTGGCGATCGCGGCCGTCGACGCCGAGGTATCGGCCGCTACCGTCGTCGAGCTGGCCGCCGCAATCGACGCGTTCGCTGGGGTCGAGGGCGTACGCCACCCGGTGGCCGAACGGGGCCACGGTTACGTGGTCACGCTGAGCGGTCTGGCCAGTCCCCGGTTCAACCGGCTCGCCCTGCCCACCGAGCACCACCTGTGGGTGCCCGCCCGCCGCGGTGCCGAGCCGCCCACCGACGGCGGTGACCTCGTCGTCTACGGCTCCGCCACGGACCGGCCGGACGGCGTTCCGGCCTTGACCGAGACCGACCTGTTCCGGCTGGTCGCACCGGGTGAGGACGGCCGGGCACACCCGGCCGCCCACCGGCAGATCAACCTGCTGCGTCTGCTCGGCGCCGATATGCCGGAGTCGCGGATCTGGCGCGCCGCCCGGCCCGGCGACGAACCCGACCGGCTCCGCGACGACCTACGCTGGACGCTCGACCTGCTCGGCCTGCACCACAAGAGCAGCGTAGTGGACGCGCTCATGTACGACCTCTCGGCCCGCGCCGACGCGATCGCCGTGGCGTTGCGCCAGCTCGTACCGCCGTCCGGCGGCCGCTATGACCTGACCATCGACGACCTCGCCGCCTGGCGTCAGGACCCGGCCCGGATGGACCGCCTCCGCCGGGGCGTGGCCGACGCGCTCGAGACCGAGGGCGCCGCCGCCGCCATCTTCTACGCGCTCGCGGCCCGCGCGGACGACCTCGACGCCGACGCCGACGAGCAGGCGATTGGCGACACCCTGCGGACCCTGCTGGCCGGCGTCGACTGGCGCGGCGACATGCCCACCGACGAGCTGCTGCGAGCCTTCGACGTCGCTGCGGCCACGGCGGCGGCGGTGCGGACCGGTTTCGCCGTACGCGACGGCGAGCGGCTGCGGCTGCGTCCCGGGGGGTTAGCCGCCCTCTTCACCGCCCACGGCGTCGAGGCGTTGCGGGGACTCGCGTACGCGGCGCTCGCCCGGGGCTACTACCAGGGCCGCGAGCGTGAACGCCGCCACGACCGGTACCGCAAGATCCTCACCGACCTCATGCACAGCCAGAAGGCGGTCACCAACCTCATGCAGGAGTGCATCACCAAGCTCGACGACCCGGACGGGCAGTTGTCGCCGGAGAACCGGGCCGACCTCGAGCGGCGGCGCGACGAGCTGATCGAGCAGCTGCGCCGCGACCAGGAGCTGGGCGTTAGCCTCGACCAGGAGAAACTGGTCGAGCTCACGGCGGTCGACCTCGGCGGGGTGCTGCGCGAGGTACGCCGCCGGGTGCTGACCATCAGCCCGCCCCGGGTGCAGACCGACGTACGTCTGCCGGTCGAGCCCTGCCGGGTTTGGGCCAACCCGTACGACCTAGAGCACTCGTTCTTCGGCATCGTGCAGAACGCGGTCAAGGCCATCGTGCGGACCGGCGAGCTGTCCGGCCAGGTGGAGATCCACATGGACACCGATGGCGACCGGGCGACCGTCTACATCACCGATTCCGGGCCCGGCATCCCGGCTGAGCTGCGGCCAGTGCTCTGGTCGCCGGAGCGGCGTGCCGAGGCGAAGATCTCCGGCATCGGACTGGTCTACGCCCGCGACACGATGACCTTCCTCGGTGGCAGCCTCGACTTGGAGGACACCACCAAGGGCGCGAAGGTTGTCGTACGGCTACCGCTGCACCGTCCCGTTCACCATGCGCGCCACTGAGTCGCTCAACCCACCGAGGCCGCCTCCGGCCAGTTTCCCGAACGCCTCGAACAGATCCAGCTCCCGGATGCGCTGGCCCTGCGCACCGGTCAGCTGGGCGCTGATCAGGATGCGCGGGATCTCGGGGTGCTTCGCGAGGAGGTACTTGAGCACGTCGTAGCCGCTCTCGTCGGGCGTCCCCTCGGCCAGGCAGCGGTCGACGATCGCGCCGTCGAAGCGCATCTTCCCGTTGTCGGCCAGTTCCCAGAACGCGCGGCCGCTGCGCACCTTCTGGTATTCGTAGTCATCGGAGCCGAGAAAGCTTGCGATGGTATCCGCGTCGAGGTCGTCGACGAGCAACAACCGTTTGCGCGGCTTGAGCCGCCCCACCTTGGGACGGCCGGAGCAGGCCTGACGGAACTCCCCCAGGTTCCGGAGGCGATCACGGAAGTCGCTGTCGGCATCGGCCATCGCCGAGATCACCCGATCCCGCGCGTAATCGAGCCGCTGCCAGAAGTCACGAGCCAGGTATTCGGAGTGGACCGTCGCCGGATCCAAGTGCCAGAGTCCGAGCAGGGCGTCGAGCCGCTCCGGATCGTTCATCAGCCCCGCGACATCCTCGGTCTGCTGGATGAAGTACTCGGAGTCGACCAGTTCGGGTGCCACGTCGAGCGTGTAGAGACCGCCGCTCTCCCGGATAGTGACGCCCCGGCTCCGAACTTCACCGATGATCTTGTGGACCGAGTTGAGCTGCGGCGGCGTCTCCCACAGCGCCTGGCCGATGGAGAGGCTGTGCCGTTGCCGGCGCGGCGGGTTGGCGAGGTAGGCAGTGGCGGCGGCCGCCCGGCGAGTCAGCTCCCGCTGGCCCTTTGTCCCGTTGAGAACGACCGTGCCGACCAGCAACCGGACCGTGAAATCGGGTGTGACGTGAAGCGGCATGGCCTTACTCTACGACTGAGCTCCGGCACCCCGAGTGAGCTGAACCGGCGCTGATCCCGGACTGAACGATCAATGCCACGAAGCGGTCTGGGGCAGTCCAACTTCAGCGGTCGGCGTCTTCGGCACCTCAGCCATTTCCGGTGAACTTCTCGGCAAGCCCAGCAAGGGCCACCCTTCCCCAAGGAGTAACCG includes:
- a CDS encoding ATP-binding protein, which codes for MGELTIPREVIERWSGRWRYPGVAAALRAENAPDLAPHLVSGLLRPAADATEAVERLLAEGEFDAAESLDAGHEGVAQARALALRNVTRELAELTVRAQRVDYRLPDPGDVLAGVSARAGAADEWITKRRVELDKHEKVYGEALTATAETLAEGRRIWLEAVTRCVEDQEYPAAKQMLRDGPGEEDLPDPAAVPRPPVWPFGDVRLSSVLPWYEAETIDAPLAFTARYRPAADDNAGKRLVVAIAAVDAEVSAATVVELAAAIDAFAGVEGVRHPVAERGHGYVVTLSGLASPRFNRLALPTEHHLWVPARRGAEPPTDGGDLVVYGSATDRPDGVPALTETDLFRLVAPGEDGRAHPAAHRQINLLRLLGADMPESRIWRAARPGDEPDRLRDDLRWTLDLLGLHHKSSVVDALMYDLSARADAIAVALRQLVPPSGGRYDLTIDDLAAWRQDPARMDRLRRGVADALETEGAAAAIFYALAARADDLDADADEQAIGDTLRTLLAGVDWRGDMPTDELLRAFDVAAATAAAVRTGFAVRDGERLRLRPGGLAALFTAHGVEALRGLAYAALARGYYQGRERERRHDRYRKILTDLMHSQKAVTNLMQECITKLDDPDGQLSPENRADLERRRDELIEQLRRDQELGVSLDQEKLVELTAVDLGGVLREVRRRVLTISPPRVQTDVRLPVEPCRVWANPYDLEHSFFGIVQNAVKAIVRTGELSGQVEIHMDTDGDRATVYITDSGPGIPAELRPVLWSPERRAEAKISGIGLVYARDTMTFLGGSLDLEDTTKGAKVVVRLPLHRPVHHARH
- a CDS encoding response regulator, with protein sequence MPLHVTPDFTVRLLVGTVVLNGTKGQRELTRRAAAATAYLANPPRRQRHSLSIGQALWETPPQLNSVHKIIGEVRSRGVTIRESGGLYTLDVAPELVDSEYFIQQTEDVAGLMNDPERLDALLGLWHLDPATVHSEYLARDFWQRLDYARDRVISAMADADSDFRDRLRNLGEFRQACSGRPKVGRLKPRKRLLLVDDLDADTIASFLGSDDYEYQKVRSGRAFWELADNGKMRFDGAIVDRCLAEGTPDESGYDVLKYLLAKHPEIPRILISAQLTGAQGQRIRELDLFEAFGKLAGGGLGGLSDSVARMVNGTVQR